CTAATTATTAAACAAACCTTATTTCAGCTgcattattactaataataaatctaatatagCAGGCAAGCTAGACGATAGTTAGCTAATACTAGCTAGGACTGGTAAGTCTTTCTGGGGTTACAGTGAGTGAATTGCATTAACCACTTTATCACCTCAACACAAAAAACCCTCAGCATACTTAATGCAGAGACAACATTTGGCAGCTTCCGTGAACATGATACAATTTCTACATGACTGAGCTTATGATTGGTTGTTACAAACAGttacaacttttttttgtctttgtagtATTTCCAGACCCACCTGAAGTGCTGAACTGGACTTTGTTGAGTGTGGGCCCAACTGGACTGTTCTGCGACGTGATGGTGAACTGGGACATGCCCCCTTCGGCAGCAGACAATGTGAAGATTGGATGGATGACGCTTTGGTATGAGACCCAGTACAGAGAGACAGGCTGTGAGCAGTGGAAATCTGTGAGTCTAAATGTACTCTTATAATGAACTATACTCcctatccactttattaggaacatgtGCAGATTTCTTCAgttatttaatcagccaatcatttgGAAGCAGCATAATGCAAAAATTATGCAGATACTGGAGaacagcttcagttaatgttcacataaaacatcaaaacagactgggaaaaaatgtgatctttgtGACTTTAACCGTGTCACGGTTGTTGGTACCAAATGGGATGGGCTTATGGGATTTTCAAGCACAACAGTCTCTagggtttacacagaatggtgtggaaaagcaaaaaaacatggtgtgtgtagatgatCTACAGGCCGAAAcgcattgagagagagagcaaaagagaatgaccagactggatggggctgacaggaagtctatagtaagTTGGGGCTATAACAGCAGAATATAGCCTCATGATAGCCTCAGGTTCTTTGGTTTAATGCAGCACTACTGTTTTGTATTGTAGTGGTATTACCCATCCCTAATCATCCCATTATCACGTACATTTTACCCCTTACCTAAAATCAGCCAAGACGTTGTCCAATAATCTGTACTCCGTAATATTTTCCAGTAGAGCTATGAGCCTAATGTCgattaaaaaataactttagaTAATAGCCTTCATTGTGTAAATTTTGCGTCTAAACATTCATATACCCATCACTTCATTTGTCTTTTTGAAAAAAGGTTCTAAAATTTAAAAGGCACTCAAGTTTAATATACAACTCTATTTTCCATGTGGAAGACAATTGGTGCATACGGTTGTTAAGATTATGGATTTCTTGATAGTCATATGTCATGTTTGTATGATTTCCTGAAATTGATTAGGATTAACATTATTGtactcaataaaacaaaacaaatgtaattttaCTTAACACTggctttatttgttgttgtttatccaGATTGAAAATGGCAAGGACATGCAGGCAAACATCTACGGCCTTcgcacaaacacagagtatGAAGTTAGGGTGAGGTCCAAAATGAGGGGCTACACCTATGGGAATTTTGGTGACTCCATCTTCATACTTGTTTCCAACAAAGGTGAAATGAGGCTAGACTTATTGCTAAGCATGTAATTACATGACATTCCATTCAGGGATTATTACAGTGAAAGGAATCTGGTTTTGTTTTTAGGCCCAAGAGTCCCCATATCTGCAGTGTTTATACTTATGGCTACTGCTATTGGAATCATGCTGATCCTGATTGTGGTGTCACGTAAACAGAAGTAAGGGACTTTGTCAGTGTTAACCACAGAATGATTGTTTGGCCATAAAGTGGCACTCGGGTTCATCTAGTGCTTTAAGTGCTCACTAGTATGATGTGTTATTAGCATTTATTGGCATGAAAAGTTCAATCCTgcgttttaaatattaaaactgttGTTTCAGGCTAATGGTGATTCTGCTACCACCTGTTCCTGGACCAAAAATTAAAGGAATTGATCCAGTCCTCCTACAGGTATGGTATACAAACTAGGGGGTGGAAATGTATTAGAAATCTATAGAACATAACTGTAAATATGAATATCTCAATTTGAAATTGTGTTCCATGACAGGACACAGAGCCTCTCACTGTGAGGGAGTAGGAAATGCCTTGTACAATTCACCCTTCAGAATTTTTGGCATCCTTAAAatgattgcaaaaaaaaaaaaaattaattaaaaataaatttacactgtggggagcacggtggcttagtggttagcacatttgccccacacctccagggttgggggttcgattcccgcctccaccttgtgtgtgtggagtttgcatgttctccccgtgcctcgggggtttcctctgggtactccggcaTCTCTGGacaattgtccgtagtgtgtgattgcgtgagtgaatgagtgtgtgtgtgccctgcgatgggttggcactctgtccagggtgtatcctgccttgatgcccaatgatgcctgagataggcacaggctctccgtgacccgagatagttcggataagcagtagaaaattaatgaatgaataaatttccACTATAGGAGAAACTGTTGatcttttttctaataaaacattctcaataaaaaaaaatcttcatataCATCTAAGaatactgtttttattcataCAAAAATGACTGAACCCCCTaagaaatattttgaataaatgCAGCCAAATTGtcattcttctcttttttatttgccCTCAATCTCTAGAAACTCCGGCATTGCCTTAAATCATGTCCTGTTTCCCTgagatataaatatgaaaagcaTTGCCATTACTATGGTTGTCATTATAATAATGGAGGGTATTATATGTACTTCAGATTGCTTTATCATACCAATATACTATTGAATATACCATGCTAGTTGTCTCATAAATCAGGTTAAGAATCTgagatattttcactttttgtcTTCATAGAAGGGTCAGATAACTGAGTTCACCTCTGTCCTGGGTGCTCACCCAGACCTGCGTCCAGAGCTGTACAGTAACGACCCATGGGTGGAGTTCATACAGGTGGACATTGACGAACCGACCGAAACGATGGAAGACTTGGACACACCACTCCTCTTCAGCGAATCCCATGTCTCTGACTCCCCTCCGACATCCAACGTGTTCCAGGATGATGACTCAGGACGGGCCAGCTGCTGCgatcctgatctgtctgatcatGATCACCATGATGCTCAACACCCCTCAGTCAGTGCCCAAGATGGCTTTCACACTTTGATCCCTCCTGCTAATATGCAACCTGTGGTTTCTCCTGCTCAGGAGCCTGCATGGCAGAATTCCATTTACTCTCAAGTAGCTGAAGTCATGCCGTTTGGTGAGACAGTGTTGTGCCCAGAGCAGAACATGACTGATGACTGCAGTATTCAAGATAATGCTACCAAATATAAAGAGAAAATGCCCTGCTTTATGGTGACCCTCAATGAAAGAGGTTACAGTGTCAGTCAGCCAAGCTCATTCACTGTAGACCCTGGCTCAGAAAGCAACAGTACTCCACAATCGTGTCAGAACACCAGTGCAAAACCAGAGGTGACACACATCGTCTCTGCTTTTCCTATCCTCACTATGCTGACTCCTCCAGAATACACCATGGTGGATGAAGTCGGCTGGAAAGATAGCCTTCTTTTGAAGACAAGCAGCGCAGCAGCTTCTATTGTAGCTGTGCCAAAATCTGGACCTACTCCTGAGGGATATTTGACTCCTGACCTACTATACAGCATTACTCCAAATAAGTAGTGCCAAAAATGTACTGAGGTGGGATTTGGAGATTAAAATGGATTAactataaaacattttgcatatCGTTATCCAACACCAAACAAGACTGAGCTAAACCATTGGAAGCCAAGCAGATTTCTTATTGACTGAAATTACATgacctgttttattttctgagcTGTATAAATAGTGCAAATCATAGCTGATTTCTGTTTACCACTTTAAGGGCTGATGCCTTTTTCTAATGGTATACTTTATCTACGTggatttgtatttgtaaaatcTTGTGGTTTGAGTAGtgaacttttacatttataaggAACCTGCTAATTTGTTTACATACAATAATTCTGACGTCTAAAAGTAGCAAGCATAAGCTAATTTCTCCTAAAGTGCACTTGTAAGTCCAAAGCTTTGTCTTTTAAAACCCAGAGCAGTATGTACCCAGGATACAACTGAAATGCCTCTTCTTGTTGCGCTACTTTACTTgtggttttctgttctgtggctCTGCTTAGCAAGTTTGTAACAAATGTCAAAAGGTATGACCCTCTTGGTGGcttgtaaaattatatataataagataTACTGTGCCTtgtaaaagtattcatacccactgtaCTTTTCCACATTgtcatgttacaaccacaaacaaaaatgtcttttattggGATTTGATGTGATCGagcaacacaaagtggcacataattgtgaagtggaaggaaaacaatacatttctttcaaataaatatctgaaaagtgtggtgtccatttgtattcagccccctttactccAGTGGAaacaactgccttcagaagtcacttTATTAGTATATGTATATGTCCACCTGTGTGTATTTTAATCTCAGAATAAATACTGATTTTCTGTGAAGCCTTTGGAGGTTTAATAGAGAACATTATGagcaaacagcatcatgaagaccaaggaacacaccagacaggtcaggtataaagttgtggagaaggtTTAAGCAAGGttaggtaataaataaatatcccaagccttgaacattTTATGGAGCACGGTACAATCCATCATCCgaaaatggaaagagtatggcacaactgcaaacCTACCAAAACATGGCTGTCCAGCTAATTTGACAGACTGGGCAAGGAGAggattaatcagagaagcagccaatgGTAACTCtggagatccacagctcaggtgggagaatctgtacACAGAACTATTAGTCATGCACTCTACACATCTGGCCTTaatggaagagtggcaagaagaaagccattgttgaatgAAAGCCATAAGAATTTGCAGTTTGCAAacgtggaagaaggtgctctggtcagatgtgAACAAGATTTAATTTTTTCACCTAAATGCACAACACTATGTGTGGTCAAAAACCTAACACAGCACATCAACCTGAATACaccatccctactgtgaaacataatggtggcagcatcatggtATGGGGatgtttttcttcagcagggataGTGAAGCTGGTCAGAtaggaagatggatggagccaaaaaCAGGGCAATCAGATAAAAACCTGTttgagtctgcaaaagactttaGACTGTCCagaaagtccagacctaaatccttCGAAATCACTGATCACAGACAGTTTTTTTCCCAATCAGGCCGAGCCTGAGCTATTTTGTAAAGAataatgggcaaaaatttctcACTTTAGATGTGCAAAGCTTGTAGACATACCACacaagacttgcagctgtactTGCAGCAAAAgttggttctacaaagtattgacttgggggctgaatacaaatgcatgccacacttttcagataatTATTTGTAATCAATTTTGgacatttatcattttctttccaCTTCACTATTAtatgccactttgtgttggtctatcacataaaatcccaataCAATACGTTTTTGTTTGCAACATGACAAAATGTGAAAAGGTTCAGTGGGtataaatacttttgcaaggcaatgtataatatatatacacacatatagttGTGCTTTAAAGTTTGCCTACCTTGGGAGAATGTGTACCATTTGTATATACCAGGAAAACatgagtgagaaggcaaaacaaatttattttatttcttttgtttcttattgTATTTCTTACATATcttaatatgtaaggcataacagaaaGGAACAATAATACAAAGcataacaaattaacaaaaaaagaaaataatccctgttcaatAGTTTTCATACCTCTAGTTCTTAATATCTTGTATTGCCTCTTTAGCATCAAcgatggcatgcagtcttttgtaatagttgtgcatgaggtccttaattcttTCATTTGGTATATATGCCCATTTTTCTTGGCAAAATGCCACCAGTTCCTGTCATTTTTTTCAGGAGACTGTTTTTGGAATATCCAAGTGCGGAATATATTTCGTGCTGCAGAATGCAACTTGTCTgtcagaaaatactggcagacaagTATTTATGCAATCTTTTGAAGTTGTATGAGCTCCAGTGACACAGGGAGCTCATACAATTTCAAAACATACGAgacccaccaccatgctttacagtggggatggtgtacttttcaccgtAGGCCTTGTTGACTTCTCTCCAAACATAGCATTTATGGTTGTTactataaaattttattttggtctcatcactccaaatgactctGTAAGGCTTGTCTAGGGCTTTTTTGTGGCATGGGCGCAGTAACAGCTTTTTCCTGGTAACTCGACCATGCaggttatttgtgtttaaaaactgTACCTCCTTATTGAGCTCCGTGTAACAACactttttccagagcagcctgtatttctctcaaagttgtttgtgaggtttttttttgtgttccaAACAATTCTCCTGGCAgtagtgggtgaaatctttcttggtctacctgaTTGTGGCTTAGTATTaacagaacctcttattttccatctctttatcagagtttgaactggcattttcaagtgttgagataTCATTTTATATCCTTTTTTCAAGTTCAACTACCTTATTATGCAGGTCTATTGGcgagttcttttgtcttccacATGGTGCAACTCACTGATTGTGCAGAAACTCACTGATTATGTATGCAAAGGTTCAGTTCGAAGATGATGTGATAGTCTCCAAGTGTTTCTATCCACGGCAGTACCATGGGTGATGGGCTGTCCACAGGGAACCATTCCCAATCCCAGCATCAGTGTGCCACACCAAGCAACGAGACTCCAAACAGAAGTAGGCACCAGGATAGACCCTTTACCCTTTCaacaagaagagaaagaggaaggaaCCATGCATTAGTAAAGTGTGTAGCACTAATAAAAGCTTTATGAGGTATTGGTAAATACGGATTGTAAAATAATCCACTACACATGAATGTGGAAAACATGTCTGCTGGCAAAAATGGTAGCACAGAAACTACTTAGTATAtgtatgttaaaatgtttatgtatttcTAATTTAATCTCCAAATGCCTTCCTTGAAAATCTATGTTAAattttaataaagcataatactaaaacctttaatattttttaaataaacatgttgaaTGAAAAAATGACTTCTAGTATACTTATAGTAATATCTTAAGATGTACTCAATAGCATAACCTACTGGTGTAAATATGTAAGTCATGTAAATTTACGGAGTCACTGAATCATAGAACGGAATCAAATGATTTGAGTCACGGTTGATGATTCAAAATGACCTCCGCTAGTCCATAGTCATGCGAGTCGAGTATTTGGGAATTGATTCAGATAGTTAAATTTTTGGATCTCAATTCCTAACTTGTTCCCAGTGATTATTTGAATTCATCGGCCATCTGCAACTTATTCGTGAATTTGCaagttaaaatgaagaaaacagtTGTCAACCTCGACAAACTAATTCAAGATTTCAGCCTACTGGAGCAAGTATTACTGcaaatgatgttttatttcctgAGAGATTATTaacgttagcattagcattagcgaGCTAGCTATATGAGTTAGCCATGTTTGATTTACCTGAAGCAGCCGTTCTGCTTGTGttcataagaaaataacagagcTAACGGGGAAGAACAACATCCATGAAATAAAACTGGATGAAGCCAATAGACTTCTAAAATTGTCAAATAGCAAGGAAAAACGTTTAATTGAAGGTAAGTAGGGGTAATATTtagttaaattaattttatgacgcttaccatccactttattaggaacacctgtgcaTGCATTCTATCTATTTAGCCAATcaagtggcagcagcacaatgaaaaacaatagaaatacaggtcaagagctttagttaatgttcacattgtAATCCCTATGATTGTACTATAGGTCATAATAAAATAGGATATGAAGGATATAGTTAACTTATAACTTACttaatttatctatctatctgtctgtctatctatgtatctagaGTGATTGTGATCaatgttttgtttcattaaaacaacTTATTCATGCCAACAGTCCAAATGAATGCACACTCTAACTGATCAAATCTTATACACATCATttattgtgggatttttttttttttttttgtactgattgAACATGATTTGATGGCACTAAATGTCTACTTGTGTCTCTCACAACCAGCAACAAATTGTTGGCACATTAACTTCCTTACCTAAGAGGTCTAACTTGTCTTGGTGGATGTGACAAACTGCCACATGTCTGACTATTTAGTAACATACTTGTGCGTAACCATGTTTTCAGCTTTCTAAGGGCACTAAAGCTACTTTCTGCTTCAGAGAATGGTACAACGAGGAACAACATGAACAAAGTATCCACTTCACTGAACAGGCCACAGACTTCTAATGACAAGAAATTAAGAATTTGTGGTGCCTCCACACTGTGTTCAATCTGGTAGGTATTTGAACTCCAAGCTCAGGATACTCAATACACACTGAATAAATTTGTCCAGCATGCAAAGTGTACTCCAGTTTCTTTAGGGTTACTGGACCTTCCCGCTGAAGACGTTTATGAGCTGTGCCCCTGAACCTgataacactatactgtgtagTGCTCTATTGCTGTTTTTGGCTTGTTTGCTTCTTCTCCACCTAAACATTTATGTTGTCTCAGTCCTGGAACTTTCATAGGCTATATGTTTAGAAAACTCACAACCACAGTTGCCTGCTCCAGAAGACTCcaatcttcctttttttcctctttcaaaaaacactgaatataaGAAACAGCAGCTTTCATGCCAGAGCTTTGAGTTTGTGTTTTCCTTTAGAGACAAATATTCAGATGTTCTCCAGTTACAGCTCCTGCCAACACAAAGCCCAGTACGTTCCTGACATTGAGAAACTTTTGGTGGAGGAACTTTAGCTGGCTGTGCTAGGAGCATCGTTGTTTGAGGTTTTGTCTAAGGAAGTGAGCACACAACCATACTGCTTAAAGAACAGATGTTATTGTTTGGTATCTAAAGTGTTTGAGATGCCATAATCTGGTGTAGCAATCTGGTCAAACTTTTCTTTGAATTTTCCAGACAGGCTACACAGATTTTCCATCTGATGTATCCAGTCAAGAGAAGCCTGCATGCCTTTGTGTAACTAGGTTCACACAATGTGCTCCACAAAGCACATATAAATATTAAGGGCTGTTTCTTTCTAAACAGTCTGTTTGCCAAAGTTTCTGCCAGACACTGGCTGCACCATCTGGGTGCACATGGGCAGTAAACTTATCCACTGCCTTTTTCCAGTTCTTGAAGCCAGTGCTCACAAAGTGGTTTTCTTTGACAGGACATCCGCATAATAAAAGCATAAAGCCACTTTTAAATTGGCACTGTAGTGCAGCCAGGGGAACATCTGAAACCAATTTTGCTGAATGTATAACACATAGTGAGCTTTAGTATGTACTCTAAACTTGGGATTAGGATTTACAGGCATTAAGCAAGCGGTTACAAATAAGCCAGGCAAAAACAAGTACTCATCTGTATCAACACATTTAAGAAGAACTTGAAGTTATGGATTAGCCTAACTATTATGTTAAGCAAGTTTTTGAATTGTTGCGGGATTCTCCATACAAATGAAATGTCTTGTCTTTTCTATATTGTTTTCTTCAGTATTTTATTTCCtgcatcatcatctttatctgATCAACTGTTCATTTCCCTCTTATGATGTCCCCTCCTTCTTCAGATGTTCACTTACAACAGTGCAAGTGGAAAAAAGTTGGAAACTAagtaaaattgtattttgtgtttggaAGCATAGGGAGGTGAGTAATTCAGATGCATCAGTTGTGTCAAAGCTTCATGCTACTCCAGAATGTTTAGATACCTGACAACAGAAGAAATCTAAAGTAGAACTGGGCTGTATGTCGAAAGAAGGAAGCATACAGTAGTATCCACTGTGAATAACCTTGAATCTTGATTATTATATGaggtattatattattttactttatttttattcttgcaCTCTAACCACCAATG
This genomic interval from Tachysurus vachellii isolate PV-2020 chromosome 17, HZAU_Pvac_v1, whole genome shotgun sequence contains the following:
- the ghrb gene encoding growth hormone receptor b; the protein is MGIHRYFFICIFIVAAVATEDLQALTQAQNKTPPRIIGCYSRELITFRCHWDVGTFWNLTEPGDLKLFYMLKEPKSDGKWQECPNYSTTVENECYFDAKHTVIWSHYFIQLRSRTNIVYDEMFFSVEAIVFPDPPEVLNWTLLSVGPTGLFCDVMVNWDMPPSAADNVKIGWMTLWYETQYRETGCEQWKSIENGKDMQANIYGLRTNTEYEVRVRSKMRGYTYGNFGDSIFILVSNKGPRVPISAVFILMATAIGIMLILIVVSRKQKLMVILLPPVPGPKIKGIDPVLLQKGQITEFTSVLGAHPDLRPELYSNDPWVEFIQVDIDEPTETMEDLDTPLLFSESHVSDSPPTSNVFQDDDSGRASCCDPDLSDHDHHDAQHPSVSAQDGFHTLIPPANMQPVVSPAQEPAWQNSIYSQVAEVMPFGETVLCPEQNMTDDCSIQDNATKYKEKMPCFMVTLNERGYSVSQPSSFTVDPGSESNSTPQSCQNTSAKPEVTHIVSAFPILTMLTPPEYTMVDEVGWKDSLLLKTSSAAASIVAVPKSGPTPEGYLTPDLLYSITPNK